One Cicer arietinum cultivar CDC Frontier isolate Library 1 chromosome 8, Cicar.CDCFrontier_v2.0, whole genome shotgun sequence DNA segment encodes these proteins:
- the LOC101497145 gene encoding uncharacterized protein isoform X2 — protein sequence MTFQPDLLLEKCKKLNKKVARKFAIRMAENTNDESSLARIRQLEHERDELRKDIEQLCMQQAGPGYLAVATRMHFQRTAGLEQEIESLKKKLDACTRDSLNLQEELSEAYRIKSQLADLHSAEVSKNMEAEKQVKFFQGCVAAAFAERDHAIIEAEKAKEKEEVMSQQIDGFNKRVEELTSDCLKLKEFNDNLKIDQAMYIEQNEKFKKVINKFFQIRQYSPKEFEDTSWDVKCTCLLDDSEELWCFNDASTSKYISALEEQLDKVSNSVDYLQSKLRVGLDIENHLKKRVNLLEQKQIKMNKVIENGVADLKHHHSEYRDHIMNLLSDGESTIKSIMNVIDERVKMFNQNIEPNLVPQRDTELEENECRDAHICPQDKTVSKSKSTGLGSLAVKPDGKGDSSDAFAMALQEKVDALLLLSQQEERHLLERNVNSALQIKIEELQRNLLQVTNEKVRALMELAQLKQEHQLLLEKLDHGTKQGVDTGERNLVIRERDGTLKNLLKKSYLRRWISPVDVGGKEVDSSPDNEGKSFIQRSSSVDFARMKIENATLKESMDSMELLTSSIHRLRLSLWKVKESVTSEGTVSGVSEVLNGVIKEAKLLRTALGSSLPISWSVETEVGYFEDGEGRDTVHKECSAEKIDTVSAAGLEMVELLIFAAQMLGDMLTAMIPDIEVI from the exons ATGACTTTCCAACCGGATCTTCTATTGGAAAAATgcaaaaaactaaataaaaaagttgCGCGAAAATTTGCAATCAG AATGGCCGAGAATACGAATGACGAATCATCGTTGGCTCGTATCCGACAACTTGAACATG AGCGCGATGAATTACGCAAAGATATTGAACAACTATGCATGCAGCAAGCTGGGCCTGGCTATCTTGCTGTGGCTACCCGAATGCATTTTCAAAG GACAGCTGGATTGGAGCAAGAGATTGAGAGCCTGAAAAAGAAGTTGGATGCGTGCACAAGAGATAGTCTTAATCTACAAGAGGAGCTTTCTGAGGCTTATAGAATTAAA AGTCAACTGGCAGATCTACACAGCGCCGAAGTTTCAAAG AATATGGAAGCCGAGAAGCAGGTTAAATTCTTCCAGGGCTGTGTAGCTGCTGCATTTGCTGAAAGGGATCATGCAATAATTGAG GCTGAAAAGGCGAAGGAAAAGGAGGAGGTAATGTCACAACAAATAGATGGCTTCAACAAAAG GGTTGAGGAACTCACATCAGATTGTCTTAAACTAAAGGAATTTAATGATAATCTGAAGATTGATCAAGCAATGTATATAGAGCAAAATGAAAAATTCAAGAAG GTAATTAACAAGTTCTTTCAGATCAGGCAATATTCTCCAAAAGAATTTGAAGATACAAGTTGGGATGTTAAATGTACATGTCTTTTGGATGACTCTGAGGAGTTATGGTGTTTCAATGACGCTTCCACCTCTAAATACATT AGTGCATTAGAAGAGCAGCTGGACAAAGTAAGCAATTCTGTGGACTATCTTCAAAGTAAACTTAGGGTG GGCTTGGATATTGAAAATCATCTGAAGAAGAGAGTCAACTTACTGGAACAGAAACAA ATTAAAATGAACAAAGTGATTGAGAATGGCGTAGCAGACTTAAAACATCATCATTCTGAGTATAGGGATCATATTATGAATTTACTAAGTGATGGAGAATCCACCATTAAATCCATAATGAATGTGATTGATGAAAGAGTCAAGATGTTCAATCAGAATATTGAGCCAAATTTGGTCCCTCAAAGAGACACAGAACTAGAAGAGAATGAATGTAGGGATGCACATATATGCCCACAAGATAAAACTGTTTCAAAGTCCAAG AGTACTGGTCTTGGCTCGCTGGCAGTAAAACCTGATGGAAAAGGTGATTCATCTGATGCTTTCGCTATGGCGTTGCAAGAAAAG GTTGATGCATTATTGCTGTTATCACAACAAGAAGAAAGACATTTATTGGAGAGAAATGTGAATTCAGCCCTTCAAATAAAGATTGAAGAACTTCAGAGGAACTTGTTACAA GTTACCAATGAAAAGGTGAGAGCTCTAATGGAACTGGCGCAATTAAAGCAGGAACATCAATTACTTCTGGA AAAATTAGATCATGGGACTAAACAAGGAGTTGACACTGGAGAAAGAAACCTTGTTATTCGTGAAAGAGATGGAACTCTAAAAAACTTGCTGAAGAAATCATATTTGAGACGGTGGATTAGCCCAGTTGATGTTGGTGGAAAAGAAGTTGACAGTAGTCCAGATAATGAAGGGAAGTCCTTCATCCAGAGATCCAGCAGTGTGGATTTTGCAAG AATGAAGATTGAAAATGCAACTCTTAAAGAAAGCATGGATAGCATGGAGCTTTTAACATCGTCAATTCATAGGCTTCGCCTCTCTCTTTGGAAG GTGAAGGAGTCTGTGACTTCTGAAGGTACAGTTTCTGGTGTTTCAGAAGTCCTTAATGGTGTTATCAAGGAGGCAAAACTTTTAAGGACTGCTCTTGGCAGCTCCTTACCAATTAGTTGGTCAGTTGAGACAGAAGTGGGTTACTTTGAAGATGGTGAGGGTAGAGACACAGTCCATAAAGAATGCAGTGCTGAAAAGATAGACACTGTTTCTGCTGCAGGACTCGAAATGGTGGAGCTTTTGATTTTTGCCGCACAGATGTTGGGGGACATGTTAACTGCTATGATTCCTGATATAGAAGTTATATGA
- the LOC101497145 gene encoding uncharacterized protein isoform X1 codes for MTFQPDLLLEKCKKLNKKVARKFAIRMAENTNDESSLARIRQLEHERDELRKDIEQLCMQQAGPGYLAVATRMHFQRTAGLEQEIESLKKKLDACTRDSLNLQEELSEAYRIKSQLADLHSAEVSKNMEAEKQVKFFQGCVAAAFAERDHAIIEAEKAKEKEEVMSQQIDGFNKRVEELTSDCLKLKEFNDNLKIDQAMYIEQNEKFKKVINKFFQIRQYSPKEFEDTSWDVKCTCLLDDSEELWCFNDASTSKYISALEEQLDKVSNSVDYLQSKLRVGLDIENHLKKRVNLLEQKQIKMNKVIENGVADLKHHHSEYRDHIMNLLSDGESTIKSIMNVIDERVKMFNQNIEPNLVPQRDTELEENECRDAHICPQDKTVSKSKMQCLEIVKFFHYSLQSTGLGSLAVKPDGKGDSSDAFAMALQEKVDALLLLSQQEERHLLERNVNSALQIKIEELQRNLLQVTNEKVRALMELAQLKQEHQLLLEKLDHGTKQGVDTGERNLVIRERDGTLKNLLKKSYLRRWISPVDVGGKEVDSSPDNEGKSFIQRSSSVDFARMKIENATLKESMDSMELLTSSIHRLRLSLWKVKESVTSEGTVSGVSEVLNGVIKEAKLLRTALGSSLPISWSVETEVGYFEDGEGRDTVHKECSAEKIDTVSAAGLEMVELLIFAAQMLGDMLTAMIPDIEVI; via the exons ATGACTTTCCAACCGGATCTTCTATTGGAAAAATgcaaaaaactaaataaaaaagttgCGCGAAAATTTGCAATCAG AATGGCCGAGAATACGAATGACGAATCATCGTTGGCTCGTATCCGACAACTTGAACATG AGCGCGATGAATTACGCAAAGATATTGAACAACTATGCATGCAGCAAGCTGGGCCTGGCTATCTTGCTGTGGCTACCCGAATGCATTTTCAAAG GACAGCTGGATTGGAGCAAGAGATTGAGAGCCTGAAAAAGAAGTTGGATGCGTGCACAAGAGATAGTCTTAATCTACAAGAGGAGCTTTCTGAGGCTTATAGAATTAAA AGTCAACTGGCAGATCTACACAGCGCCGAAGTTTCAAAG AATATGGAAGCCGAGAAGCAGGTTAAATTCTTCCAGGGCTGTGTAGCTGCTGCATTTGCTGAAAGGGATCATGCAATAATTGAG GCTGAAAAGGCGAAGGAAAAGGAGGAGGTAATGTCACAACAAATAGATGGCTTCAACAAAAG GGTTGAGGAACTCACATCAGATTGTCTTAAACTAAAGGAATTTAATGATAATCTGAAGATTGATCAAGCAATGTATATAGAGCAAAATGAAAAATTCAAGAAG GTAATTAACAAGTTCTTTCAGATCAGGCAATATTCTCCAAAAGAATTTGAAGATACAAGTTGGGATGTTAAATGTACATGTCTTTTGGATGACTCTGAGGAGTTATGGTGTTTCAATGACGCTTCCACCTCTAAATACATT AGTGCATTAGAAGAGCAGCTGGACAAAGTAAGCAATTCTGTGGACTATCTTCAAAGTAAACTTAGGGTG GGCTTGGATATTGAAAATCATCTGAAGAAGAGAGTCAACTTACTGGAACAGAAACAA ATTAAAATGAACAAAGTGATTGAGAATGGCGTAGCAGACTTAAAACATCATCATTCTGAGTATAGGGATCATATTATGAATTTACTAAGTGATGGAGAATCCACCATTAAATCCATAATGAATGTGATTGATGAAAGAGTCAAGATGTTCAATCAGAATATTGAGCCAAATTTGGTCCCTCAAAGAGACACAGAACTAGAAGAGAATGAATGTAGGGATGCACATATATGCCCACAAGATAAAACTGTTTCAAAGTCCAAG ATGCAATGCTTGGAAATCGTTAAGTTTTTCCATTACTCCTTACAGAGTACTGGTCTTGGCTCGCTGGCAGTAAAACCTGATGGAAAAGGTGATTCATCTGATGCTTTCGCTATGGCGTTGCAAGAAAAG GTTGATGCATTATTGCTGTTATCACAACAAGAAGAAAGACATTTATTGGAGAGAAATGTGAATTCAGCCCTTCAAATAAAGATTGAAGAACTTCAGAGGAACTTGTTACAA GTTACCAATGAAAAGGTGAGAGCTCTAATGGAACTGGCGCAATTAAAGCAGGAACATCAATTACTTCTGGA AAAATTAGATCATGGGACTAAACAAGGAGTTGACACTGGAGAAAGAAACCTTGTTATTCGTGAAAGAGATGGAACTCTAAAAAACTTGCTGAAGAAATCATATTTGAGACGGTGGATTAGCCCAGTTGATGTTGGTGGAAAAGAAGTTGACAGTAGTCCAGATAATGAAGGGAAGTCCTTCATCCAGAGATCCAGCAGTGTGGATTTTGCAAG AATGAAGATTGAAAATGCAACTCTTAAAGAAAGCATGGATAGCATGGAGCTTTTAACATCGTCAATTCATAGGCTTCGCCTCTCTCTTTGGAAG GTGAAGGAGTCTGTGACTTCTGAAGGTACAGTTTCTGGTGTTTCAGAAGTCCTTAATGGTGTTATCAAGGAGGCAAAACTTTTAAGGACTGCTCTTGGCAGCTCCTTACCAATTAGTTGGTCAGTTGAGACAGAAGTGGGTTACTTTGAAGATGGTGAGGGTAGAGACACAGTCCATAAAGAATGCAGTGCTGAAAAGATAGACACTGTTTCTGCTGCAGGACTCGAAATGGTGGAGCTTTTGATTTTTGCCGCACAGATGTTGGGGGACATGTTAACTGCTATGATTCCTGATATAGAAGTTATATGA
- the LOC101497145 gene encoding uncharacterized protein isoform X3 produces MAENTNDESSLARIRQLEHERDELRKDIEQLCMQQAGPGYLAVATRMHFQRTAGLEQEIESLKKKLDACTRDSLNLQEELSEAYRIKSQLADLHSAEVSKNMEAEKQVKFFQGCVAAAFAERDHAIIEAEKAKEKEEVMSQQIDGFNKRVEELTSDCLKLKEFNDNLKIDQAMYIEQNEKFKKVINKFFQIRQYSPKEFEDTSWDVKCTCLLDDSEELWCFNDASTSKYISALEEQLDKVSNSVDYLQSKLRVGLDIENHLKKRVNLLEQKQIKMNKVIENGVADLKHHHSEYRDHIMNLLSDGESTIKSIMNVIDERVKMFNQNIEPNLVPQRDTELEENECRDAHICPQDKTVSKSKMQCLEIVKFFHYSLQSTGLGSLAVKPDGKGDSSDAFAMALQEKVDALLLLSQQEERHLLERNVNSALQIKIEELQRNLLQVTNEKVRALMELAQLKQEHQLLLEKLDHGTKQGVDTGERNLVIRERDGTLKNLLKKSYLRRWISPVDVGGKEVDSSPDNEGKSFIQRSSSVDFARMKIENATLKESMDSMELLTSSIHRLRLSLWKVKESVTSEGTVSGVSEVLNGVIKEAKLLRTALGSSLPISWSVETEVGYFEDGEGRDTVHKECSAEKIDTVSAAGLEMVELLIFAAQMLGDMLTAMIPDIEVI; encoded by the exons ATGGCCGAGAATACGAATGACGAATCATCGTTGGCTCGTATCCGACAACTTGAACATG AGCGCGATGAATTACGCAAAGATATTGAACAACTATGCATGCAGCAAGCTGGGCCTGGCTATCTTGCTGTGGCTACCCGAATGCATTTTCAAAG GACAGCTGGATTGGAGCAAGAGATTGAGAGCCTGAAAAAGAAGTTGGATGCGTGCACAAGAGATAGTCTTAATCTACAAGAGGAGCTTTCTGAGGCTTATAGAATTAAA AGTCAACTGGCAGATCTACACAGCGCCGAAGTTTCAAAG AATATGGAAGCCGAGAAGCAGGTTAAATTCTTCCAGGGCTGTGTAGCTGCTGCATTTGCTGAAAGGGATCATGCAATAATTGAG GCTGAAAAGGCGAAGGAAAAGGAGGAGGTAATGTCACAACAAATAGATGGCTTCAACAAAAG GGTTGAGGAACTCACATCAGATTGTCTTAAACTAAAGGAATTTAATGATAATCTGAAGATTGATCAAGCAATGTATATAGAGCAAAATGAAAAATTCAAGAAG GTAATTAACAAGTTCTTTCAGATCAGGCAATATTCTCCAAAAGAATTTGAAGATACAAGTTGGGATGTTAAATGTACATGTCTTTTGGATGACTCTGAGGAGTTATGGTGTTTCAATGACGCTTCCACCTCTAAATACATT AGTGCATTAGAAGAGCAGCTGGACAAAGTAAGCAATTCTGTGGACTATCTTCAAAGTAAACTTAGGGTG GGCTTGGATATTGAAAATCATCTGAAGAAGAGAGTCAACTTACTGGAACAGAAACAA ATTAAAATGAACAAAGTGATTGAGAATGGCGTAGCAGACTTAAAACATCATCATTCTGAGTATAGGGATCATATTATGAATTTACTAAGTGATGGAGAATCCACCATTAAATCCATAATGAATGTGATTGATGAAAGAGTCAAGATGTTCAATCAGAATATTGAGCCAAATTTGGTCCCTCAAAGAGACACAGAACTAGAAGAGAATGAATGTAGGGATGCACATATATGCCCACAAGATAAAACTGTTTCAAAGTCCAAG ATGCAATGCTTGGAAATCGTTAAGTTTTTCCATTACTCCTTACAGAGTACTGGTCTTGGCTCGCTGGCAGTAAAACCTGATGGAAAAGGTGATTCATCTGATGCTTTCGCTATGGCGTTGCAAGAAAAG GTTGATGCATTATTGCTGTTATCACAACAAGAAGAAAGACATTTATTGGAGAGAAATGTGAATTCAGCCCTTCAAATAAAGATTGAAGAACTTCAGAGGAACTTGTTACAA GTTACCAATGAAAAGGTGAGAGCTCTAATGGAACTGGCGCAATTAAAGCAGGAACATCAATTACTTCTGGA AAAATTAGATCATGGGACTAAACAAGGAGTTGACACTGGAGAAAGAAACCTTGTTATTCGTGAAAGAGATGGAACTCTAAAAAACTTGCTGAAGAAATCATATTTGAGACGGTGGATTAGCCCAGTTGATGTTGGTGGAAAAGAAGTTGACAGTAGTCCAGATAATGAAGGGAAGTCCTTCATCCAGAGATCCAGCAGTGTGGATTTTGCAAG AATGAAGATTGAAAATGCAACTCTTAAAGAAAGCATGGATAGCATGGAGCTTTTAACATCGTCAATTCATAGGCTTCGCCTCTCTCTTTGGAAG GTGAAGGAGTCTGTGACTTCTGAAGGTACAGTTTCTGGTGTTTCAGAAGTCCTTAATGGTGTTATCAAGGAGGCAAAACTTTTAAGGACTGCTCTTGGCAGCTCCTTACCAATTAGTTGGTCAGTTGAGACAGAAGTGGGTTACTTTGAAGATGGTGAGGGTAGAGACACAGTCCATAAAGAATGCAGTGCTGAAAAGATAGACACTGTTTCTGCTGCAGGACTCGAAATGGTGGAGCTTTTGATTTTTGCCGCACAGATGTTGGGGGACATGTTAACTGCTATGATTCCTGATATAGAAGTTATATGA
- the LOC105852658 gene encoding uncharacterized protein, with translation MTCDDEDSVVIHYHTVDLFDLSTNQIYESIAIIIIIIICLTTTAPHHTTMSYYNQQQPPVGVPPPQGYPPEGYGKEGYPPPGYPPQQGYPPQGYPPPGYPPQHGYPPPPYPAQGYPPPYAPQYAQPPPHQHNSGGSGCLEGCLAALCCCCLLDACF, from the exons ATGACGTGTGATGATGAGGATTCAGTTGTTATTCATTATCACACCGTTGATTTATTCGACCTTTCAACAAATCAAATATATGAATCAATtgctattattataattataattatttgctTAACAACAACAGCACCACACCACACCACAATGAGTTATTACAACCAGCAACAACCGCCCGTCGGAGTTCCTCCGCCTCAAG GTTATCCGCCGGAGGGATACGGGAAGGAGGGATATCCGCCGCCGGGTTATCCACCACAACAAGGCTATCCTCCACAGGGATACCCTCCACCGGGCTATCCACCACAACATGGCTATCCTCCCCCTCCATATCCAGCGCAGGGTTATCCTCCGCCATATGCTCCTCAATACGCTCAACCCCCTCCTCATCAACATAATTCTGGGGGCTCTGGTTGCTTAGAAGGCTG TTTGGCTGCTCTATGCTGCTGCTGCCTATTGGATGCCTGCTTCTAA
- the LOC101497145 gene encoding uncharacterized protein isoform X4, whose translation MTNHRWLVSDNLNMSAMNYAKILNNYACSKLGLAILLWLPECIFKAGLEQEIESLKKKLDACTRDSLNLQEELSEAYRIKSQLADLHSAEVSKNMEAEKQVKFFQGCVAAAFAERDHAIIEAEKAKEKEEVMSQQIDGFNKRVEELTSDCLKLKEFNDNLKIDQAMYIEQNEKFKKVINKFFQIRQYSPKEFEDTSWDVKCTCLLDDSEELWCFNDASTSKYISALEEQLDKVSNSVDYLQSKLRVGLDIENHLKKRVNLLEQKQIKMNKVIENGVADLKHHHSEYRDHIMNLLSDGESTIKSIMNVIDERVKMFNQNIEPNLVPQRDTELEENECRDAHICPQDKTVSKSKMQCLEIVKFFHYSLQSTGLGSLAVKPDGKGDSSDAFAMALQEKVDALLLLSQQEERHLLERNVNSALQIKIEELQRNLLQVTNEKVRALMELAQLKQEHQLLLEKLDHGTKQGVDTGERNLVIRERDGTLKNLLKKSYLRRWISPVDVGGKEVDSSPDNEGKSFIQRSSSVDFARMKIENATLKESMDSMELLTSSIHRLRLSLWKVKESVTSEGTVSGVSEVLNGVIKEAKLLRTALGSSLPISWSVETEVGYFEDGEGRDTVHKECSAEKIDTVSAAGLEMVELLIFAAQMLGDMLTAMIPDIEVI comes from the exons ATGACGAATCATCGTTGGCTCGTATCCGACAACTTGAACATG AGCGCGATGAATTACGCAAAGATATTGAACAACTATGCATGCAGCAAGCTGGGCCTGGCTATCTTGCTGTGGCTACCCGAATGCATTTTCAAAG CTGGATTGGAGCAAGAGATTGAGAGCCTGAAAAAGAAGTTGGATGCGTGCACAAGAGATAGTCTTAATCTACAAGAGGAGCTTTCTGAGGCTTATAGAATTAAA AGTCAACTGGCAGATCTACACAGCGCCGAAGTTTCAAAG AATATGGAAGCCGAGAAGCAGGTTAAATTCTTCCAGGGCTGTGTAGCTGCTGCATTTGCTGAAAGGGATCATGCAATAATTGAG GCTGAAAAGGCGAAGGAAAAGGAGGAGGTAATGTCACAACAAATAGATGGCTTCAACAAAAG GGTTGAGGAACTCACATCAGATTGTCTTAAACTAAAGGAATTTAATGATAATCTGAAGATTGATCAAGCAATGTATATAGAGCAAAATGAAAAATTCAAGAAG GTAATTAACAAGTTCTTTCAGATCAGGCAATATTCTCCAAAAGAATTTGAAGATACAAGTTGGGATGTTAAATGTACATGTCTTTTGGATGACTCTGAGGAGTTATGGTGTTTCAATGACGCTTCCACCTCTAAATACATT AGTGCATTAGAAGAGCAGCTGGACAAAGTAAGCAATTCTGTGGACTATCTTCAAAGTAAACTTAGGGTG GGCTTGGATATTGAAAATCATCTGAAGAAGAGAGTCAACTTACTGGAACAGAAACAA ATTAAAATGAACAAAGTGATTGAGAATGGCGTAGCAGACTTAAAACATCATCATTCTGAGTATAGGGATCATATTATGAATTTACTAAGTGATGGAGAATCCACCATTAAATCCATAATGAATGTGATTGATGAAAGAGTCAAGATGTTCAATCAGAATATTGAGCCAAATTTGGTCCCTCAAAGAGACACAGAACTAGAAGAGAATGAATGTAGGGATGCACATATATGCCCACAAGATAAAACTGTTTCAAAGTCCAAG ATGCAATGCTTGGAAATCGTTAAGTTTTTCCATTACTCCTTACAGAGTACTGGTCTTGGCTCGCTGGCAGTAAAACCTGATGGAAAAGGTGATTCATCTGATGCTTTCGCTATGGCGTTGCAAGAAAAG GTTGATGCATTATTGCTGTTATCACAACAAGAAGAAAGACATTTATTGGAGAGAAATGTGAATTCAGCCCTTCAAATAAAGATTGAAGAACTTCAGAGGAACTTGTTACAA GTTACCAATGAAAAGGTGAGAGCTCTAATGGAACTGGCGCAATTAAAGCAGGAACATCAATTACTTCTGGA AAAATTAGATCATGGGACTAAACAAGGAGTTGACACTGGAGAAAGAAACCTTGTTATTCGTGAAAGAGATGGAACTCTAAAAAACTTGCTGAAGAAATCATATTTGAGACGGTGGATTAGCCCAGTTGATGTTGGTGGAAAAGAAGTTGACAGTAGTCCAGATAATGAAGGGAAGTCCTTCATCCAGAGATCCAGCAGTGTGGATTTTGCAAG AATGAAGATTGAAAATGCAACTCTTAAAGAAAGCATGGATAGCATGGAGCTTTTAACATCGTCAATTCATAGGCTTCGCCTCTCTCTTTGGAAG GTGAAGGAGTCTGTGACTTCTGAAGGTACAGTTTCTGGTGTTTCAGAAGTCCTTAATGGTGTTATCAAGGAGGCAAAACTTTTAAGGACTGCTCTTGGCAGCTCCTTACCAATTAGTTGGTCAGTTGAGACAGAAGTGGGTTACTTTGAAGATGGTGAGGGTAGAGACACAGTCCATAAAGAATGCAGTGCTGAAAAGATAGACACTGTTTCTGCTGCAGGACTCGAAATGGTGGAGCTTTTGATTTTTGCCGCACAGATGTTGGGGGACATGTTAACTGCTATGATTCCTGATATAGAAGTTATATGA